The proteins below are encoded in one region of Bacillus vallismortis:
- the carB gene encoding carbamoyl-phosphate synthase (glutamine-hydrolyzing) large subunit, whose protein sequence is MPKRVDINKILVIGSGPIIIGQAAEFDYAGTQACLALKEEGYEVILVNSNPATIMTDTEMADKVYIEPLTPEFLTRIIRKERPDAILPTLGGQTGLNLAVELSERGVLEECGVEVLGTKLSAIQQAEDRDLFRTLMNELNEPVPESEIIHSLEEAEAFVSQIGFPVIVRPAYTLGGTGGGICSNETELKEIVENGLKLSPVHQCLLEKSIAGYKEIEYEVMRDSQDHAIVVCNMENIDPVGIHTGDSIVVAPSQTLSDREYQLLRNVSLKLIRALGIEGGCNVQLALDPDSFQYYIIEVNPRVSRSSALASKATGYPIAKLAAKIAVGLSLDEMMNPVTGKTYAAFEPALDYVVSKIPRWPFDKFESANRKLGTQMKATGEVMAIGRTLEESLLKAVRSLEADVYHLELKDAADISDELLEKRIKKAGDERLFYLAEAYRRGYTVEDLHEFSTIDVFFLHKLFGIVQFEKELKAKAGDKDVLRQAKELGFSDQYISREWKMKESELYSLRKQAEIAPVFKMVDTCAAEFESETPYFYSTYEEENESVVTEKKSVIVLGSGPIRIGQGVEFDYATVHSVWAIKQAGYEAIIVNNNPETVSTDFSISDKLYFEPLTIEDVMHIIDLEQPMGVVVQFGGQTAINLADELSARGVNILGTSLEDLDRAEDRDKFEQALGALGVPQPLGKTATSVEQAVSIASNIGYPVLVRPSYVLGGRAMEIVYHEEELLHYMKNAVKINPQHPVLIDRYLTGKEIEVDAVSDGETVVIPGIMEHIERAGVHSGDSIAVYPPQSLTEDIQKKIEQYTIALAKGLNIVGLLNIQFVLSQGEVYVLEVNPRSSRTVPFLSKITGIPMANLATKVILGQKLAAFGYAEGLQPEQQGVFVKAPVFSFAKLRRVDITLGPEMKSTGEVMGKDSTLEKALYKALIASGIQIPNYGSVLLTVADKDKEEGLAVAKRFHAIGYNILATEGTAGYLKEASIPAKVVGKIGQDGPNLLDVIRNGEAQFVINTLTKGKQPARDGFRIRRESVENGVACLTSLDTAEAILRVLESMTFRADQMPAVNTNQEAAVTI, encoded by the coding sequence ATGCCAAAACGTGTAGACATTAACAAAATTTTAGTAATCGGGTCTGGACCGATCATCATCGGCCAAGCAGCAGAATTTGACTATGCGGGAACGCAAGCCTGCCTTGCGTTGAAAGAAGAAGGCTATGAAGTCATCCTTGTCAACTCAAACCCTGCCACGATCATGACAGATACAGAAATGGCTGACAAGGTTTACATCGAACCGCTCACTCCTGAATTCCTGACGCGAATCATCAGAAAAGAGCGACCGGATGCGATTCTTCCTACTCTTGGAGGCCAAACCGGCTTGAATCTTGCGGTTGAGCTTTCTGAAAGAGGCGTGCTGGAAGAGTGCGGCGTCGAAGTGCTTGGAACGAAGCTGTCTGCGATTCAGCAGGCTGAAGACCGCGACTTGTTTAGAACACTGATGAATGAGCTGAATGAACCGGTGCCTGAAAGTGAGATCATCCACTCCCTGGAAGAAGCAGAAGCCTTCGTCAGCCAAATTGGATTCCCTGTCATTGTCCGCCCGGCATATACATTAGGCGGAACAGGCGGCGGCATCTGCTCGAATGAAACTGAGCTGAAAGAAATTGTTGAGAACGGCTTAAAATTAAGCCCGGTTCACCAATGTCTGCTTGAAAAAAGCATCGCCGGCTATAAAGAAATCGAATATGAAGTCATGAGAGACAGCCAAGACCACGCCATTGTCGTTTGTAATATGGAAAATATTGATCCGGTCGGAATCCATACTGGCGACAGCATTGTTGTCGCGCCGAGCCAAACGCTCAGCGATCGCGAATATCAGCTCTTGCGGAATGTATCATTAAAACTCATTCGCGCGCTTGGAATTGAAGGCGGGTGTAACGTACAGCTCGCTTTAGATCCAGACAGCTTCCAATACTATATTATTGAGGTAAACCCGCGTGTCAGCCGTTCATCCGCTCTTGCGTCAAAAGCGACGGGATATCCGATTGCGAAGCTTGCTGCTAAAATTGCCGTCGGCCTTTCGTTAGATGAAATGATGAATCCGGTAACAGGAAAAACATATGCAGCATTTGAACCGGCTCTTGACTATGTCGTCTCCAAAATTCCGCGCTGGCCGTTTGATAAGTTTGAATCAGCAAACAGAAAGCTCGGCACGCAAATGAAAGCGACAGGAGAGGTCATGGCGATCGGCCGCACGCTCGAAGAGTCACTGCTGAAGGCTGTGCGTTCACTGGAAGCGGATGTGTATCATCTTGAATTGAAAGACGCTGCTGACATTTCAGATGAGCTTCTTGAAAAACGAATTAAAAAGGCCGGTGATGAACGCTTATTCTACTTAGCTGAAGCGTACAGAAGAGGCTACACGGTAGAAGATCTCCATGAATTTTCCACAATCGATGTTTTCTTCCTGCATAAGCTGTTCGGAATCGTACAGTTTGAAAAAGAACTGAAGGCAAAAGCGGGCGATAAGGATGTGTTGAGACAGGCAAAAGAACTCGGATTCTCTGATCAGTACATCAGCCGTGAGTGGAAAATGAAAGAATCGGAGCTTTATAGCTTAAGAAAGCAAGCGGAAATTGCGCCGGTATTCAAAATGGTAGATACGTGTGCTGCGGAATTTGAATCAGAAACGCCATACTTTTACAGCACATACGAAGAGGAAAATGAATCTGTCGTTACAGAAAAGAAAAGTGTGATCGTGCTTGGTTCCGGTCCGATTCGAATCGGTCAGGGTGTTGAGTTTGACTACGCAACTGTTCACTCTGTGTGGGCGATTAAACAGGCAGGCTATGAAGCCATTATTGTCAATAACAACCCGGAAACCGTTTCAACAGACTTCAGCATCTCAGACAAGCTGTATTTTGAACCGCTTACGATTGAAGATGTCATGCACATCATTGATCTCGAACAGCCAATGGGGGTTGTCGTACAGTTTGGCGGACAAACTGCCATTAACCTGGCAGACGAGCTTTCTGCACGCGGAGTCAACATCCTTGGGACTTCATTAGAAGATTTAGACCGTGCGGAAGACCGGGATAAATTTGAACAAGCGCTTGGAGCTCTTGGTGTTCCGCAGCCGCTTGGCAAAACAGCGACATCAGTTGAGCAGGCGGTCAGCATCGCGAGTAACATCGGCTATCCGGTATTGGTGCGCCCTTCCTATGTACTTGGCGGCCGGGCGATGGAGATTGTGTATCATGAGGAAGAGCTGCTTCATTACATGAAAAACGCAGTCAAAATCAATCCGCAGCACCCTGTATTAATTGACAGATATTTAACCGGGAAAGAAATTGAAGTGGATGCAGTATCTGACGGTGAAACAGTTGTCATTCCGGGAATTATGGAGCACATTGAACGGGCGGGCGTTCACTCCGGAGACTCAATCGCGGTTTATCCGCCTCAGTCTCTCACAGAAGACATTCAGAAAAAAATTGAACAATACACGATCGCATTAGCCAAAGGGCTGAACATTGTCGGGTTGCTCAATATCCAATTCGTGTTATCACAAGGCGAAGTGTACGTGCTTGAAGTCAATCCAAGATCAAGCAGAACCGTACCGTTCTTAAGTAAAATTACGGGTATCCCAATGGCGAACCTCGCCACAAAAGTCATTCTCGGCCAAAAACTGGCTGCGTTCGGCTACGCCGAGGGCCTTCAGCCTGAACAGCAAGGGGTGTTTGTAAAAGCACCGGTCTTCTCCTTCGCTAAGCTGAGAAGAGTGGACATTACGCTAGGCCCTGAAATGAAATCAACTGGTGAGGTCATGGGGAAAGATTCCACCCTTGAAAAAGCGCTCTATAAAGCGTTGATTGCTTCAGGCATTCAAATCCCTAACTACGGTTCCGTGCTTTTAACAGTGGCTGATAAGGACAAAGAAGAAGGGCTTGCTGTCGCTAAGAGGTTTCATGCGATCGGCTACAACATTTTAGCGACGGAAGGAACGGCAGGTTATCTGAAAGAAGCCTCCATTCCAGCGAAGGTCGTCGGAAAAATCGGCCAGGACGGCCCGAACTTGCTTGATGTGATCAGAAACGGAGAAGCGCAGTTTGTCATCAATACGCTGACAAAAGGAAAGCAGCCGGCAAGAGACGGATTTAGAATCAGACGTGAATCAGTAGAAAACGGTGTTGCCTGCTTGACGTCATTAGATACGGCAGAAGCGATATTGCGAGTGCTTGAAAGCATGACATTCCGTGCTGATCAAATGCCGGCAGTCAACACAAATCAGGAGGCGGCAGTCACAATATGA
- a CDS encoding carbamoyl phosphate synthase small subunit: MKRRLVLENGAVFEGKAFGSLEHSMGEVVFNTGMTGYQEILSDPSYCGQIVTLTYPLIGNYGINRDDFESITPFVKGLVVKELCELPSNWRSAYTLDEYLKMKNIPGLQGIDTRKLTRMIRTSGALKGTFAAPDEDIEAVLKRLTETELPRHQVSQVSAKTAYPSPGRGKRIVLVDFGMKHGILRELNKRKCDVIVVPYNITAEEVLQLKPDGIMLSNGPGDPKDVPEAIEMIKGILGKVPLFGICLGHQLFALACGANTEKMKFGHRGSNHPVKELATGKVALTSQNHGYTVSSISETELEVTHIAINDDTIEGLKHKTLPAFTVQYHPEASPGPEDANHLFDRFIEMIETTEKEGEAVCQNV, from the coding sequence ATGAAGAGACGATTAGTACTGGAAAACGGAGCGGTATTCGAGGGAAAAGCCTTCGGAAGCTTAGAACACAGCATGGGAGAAGTCGTTTTTAACACGGGAATGACAGGTTATCAGGAAATTTTATCTGATCCTTCTTACTGCGGGCAGATCGTAACATTAACGTATCCGCTTATTGGGAATTACGGCATTAACCGTGATGATTTTGAATCCATTACCCCTTTTGTAAAAGGGCTGGTCGTCAAAGAATTGTGTGAACTGCCTTCAAACTGGCGTTCCGCATACACTTTAGACGAATATTTAAAAATGAAAAACATTCCAGGACTGCAGGGGATTGATACAAGAAAACTGACAAGAATGATCCGCACATCAGGCGCGCTGAAAGGAACATTCGCTGCACCAGATGAAGATATAGAAGCAGTGCTGAAAAGGCTCACTGAAACTGAACTCCCGAGACATCAAGTATCCCAAGTATCAGCCAAAACAGCATATCCGAGCCCGGGAAGAGGCAAGCGTATCGTCTTGGTTGACTTCGGCATGAAGCACGGCATTCTTAGAGAGCTGAACAAACGGAAATGCGACGTTATTGTTGTGCCTTACAACATTACAGCGGAAGAAGTGCTTCAGCTGAAACCGGACGGCATCATGCTTTCTAATGGACCTGGAGATCCGAAAGATGTGCCTGAAGCGATTGAAATGATCAAAGGTATTCTCGGAAAAGTGCCATTATTCGGAATATGCCTCGGCCACCAGTTATTTGCGCTGGCGTGCGGAGCGAATACTGAAAAAATGAAATTCGGCCACAGGGGCTCAAACCATCCGGTAAAAGAGCTGGCCACCGGAAAAGTAGCTTTAACATCCCAAAACCATGGCTATACAGTGTCATCCATCAGCGAAACAGAGCTGGAAGTGACACATATCGCAATTAACGACGATACGATTGAGGGGCTCAAGCATAAAACATTACCGGCATTTACGGTTCAATATCATCCCGAAGCTTCGCCAGGCCCTGAGGATGCCAACCATCTATTTGACAGATTCATCGAAATGATCGAAACAACAGAGAAAGAAGGGGAAGCGGTATGCCAAAACGTGTAG
- a CDS encoding dihydroorotase: MSYLIKNGWILNENGEKTEADIRVTGEIISEVGKLDAAEGETVIDANGLLVSPGFVDLHVHFREPGGEKKETIETGAKAAARGGYTTVAAMPNTRPVPDTKEQMEWVQNRIKETSCVRVLPYASITIRQIGDEMTNFEALTEAGAFAFTDDGVGIQTAGMMYEAMKRAAAIDKAIVAHCEDNSLIYGGSVHEGTFSKANGLNGIPSVCESVHIARDVLLAEAAGCHYHVCHISTKESVRVVRDAKKAGIKVTAEVSPHHLLLCDEDIPGLDTNYKMNPPLRSAEDRAALIEGLLDGTIDFIATDHAPHTEEEKNTEMKLAPFGIVGLETAFPLLYTHFVKNGSWSLKQLIDYMTIKPCEAFGLPYGTLQTGQVADMTLIDLEKEAAIDKETFLSKGKNTPFNGISCTGWPVATIAAGKLAYEEGRLVK; this comes from the coding sequence ATGTCATATCTCATTAAAAACGGCTGGATACTTAACGAAAATGGTGAAAAAACAGAAGCGGATATTCGAGTGACAGGAGAAATCATCTCCGAAGTCGGCAAGCTTGATGCAGCGGAGGGAGAAACGGTCATTGATGCAAACGGATTGCTCGTTTCACCTGGGTTTGTCGATCTCCACGTCCACTTCAGAGAGCCGGGCGGTGAGAAGAAAGAAACCATTGAAACCGGAGCAAAAGCAGCGGCGCGCGGCGGATATACAACTGTGGCGGCAATGCCGAATACGCGGCCGGTTCCTGATACGAAAGAGCAAATGGAATGGGTGCAAAACAGAATTAAAGAAACCTCATGTGTCAGAGTTCTTCCATATGCGTCCATTACGATCAGACAAATCGGTGATGAGATGACAAACTTTGAAGCTTTAACAGAAGCCGGAGCATTTGCTTTTACAGATGACGGCGTCGGTATACAGACAGCAGGAATGATGTATGAAGCGATGAAACGGGCAGCTGCGATCGACAAAGCGATTGTTGCACATTGCGAAGACAACTCCTTAATTTACGGAGGAAGTGTGCATGAGGGAACATTCTCAAAAGCAAACGGGCTCAACGGCATTCCTTCTGTGTGTGAATCGGTTCATATTGCCCGCGATGTGTTGCTGGCTGAGGCGGCAGGCTGCCATTACCATGTATGCCATATCAGCACAAAAGAGTCTGTCAGGGTCGTGCGTGATGCGAAAAAAGCGGGAATCAAAGTGACAGCAGAAGTGTCACCGCATCATTTGCTCCTTTGTGATGAGGACATTCCAGGACTTGACACAAATTATAAAATGAATCCTCCGCTTCGCAGCGCAGAAGACAGAGCTGCTTTAATCGAGGGTCTTTTAGATGGAACAATTGATTTTATCGCAACAGATCATGCGCCGCATACAGAAGAAGAGAAAAACACAGAAATGAAGCTGGCGCCATTCGGAATTGTCGGTTTAGAAACAGCATTCCCGCTTCTTTACACACACTTTGTCAAAAATGGCAGCTGGTCGCTGAAACAGCTGATTGACTACATGACAATCAAACCATGCGAAGCGTTCGGTCTCCCATACGGAACATTACAAACGGGGCAAGTTGCCGATATGACGTTAATTGATTTGGAAAAAGAAGCGGCGATCGACAAAGAGACATTTTTATCAAAAGGAAAAAACACACCATTCAACGGCATCAGCTGCACCGGCTGGCCGGTCGCCACAATTGCGGCAGGGAAGCTTGCTTATGAAGAGGGGAGACTTGTCAAATGA
- a CDS encoding aspartate carbamoyltransferase catalytic subunit, whose translation MKHLTTMSELSTEEIKDLLQTAHDLKSGKTDNWLAGKFAANLFFEPSTRTRFSFEVAEKKLGMNVLNLDGTSTSVQKGETLYDTIRTLESIGVDVCVIRHSEDEYYKELASQVNIPILNAGDGCGQHPTQSLLDVMTIYEEFNTFKGLTVSIHGDIKHSRVARSNAEVLARLGARVLFSGPSEWQDEENTFGTYVSMDEAVESSDVVMLLRIQNERHQSARSQDGYLNKYGLTVERAERMKQHAIIMHPAPVNRGVEIDDSLVESEKSRIFKQMQNGVFIRMAVIQRALQTKVKRGEAAYVISH comes from the coding sequence ATGAAGCATTTAACGACGATGAGTGAACTCAGCACTGAGGAAATCAAAGATTTGCTTCAAACAGCACACGATCTCAAAAGCGGAAAAACAGACAATTGGCTTGCGGGGAAATTTGCAGCGAACCTGTTTTTTGAACCGAGCACAAGAACACGGTTTAGCTTCGAAGTCGCGGAAAAAAAGCTGGGCATGAATGTCCTGAACCTTGATGGAACAAGCACAAGCGTGCAAAAAGGCGAAACCCTATATGACACCATCCGGACGCTTGAATCAATCGGTGTGGACGTATGCGTCATCAGGCACAGTGAAGATGAGTACTATAAAGAGCTTGCCAGCCAGGTGAATATTCCGATTCTGAATGCCGGGGACGGATGCGGCCAGCATCCGACACAATCACTGCTTGATGTCATGACGATTTATGAAGAGTTCAATACATTCAAAGGTCTTACCGTCTCCATTCACGGCGATATCAAGCACAGCAGAGTGGCAAGGTCGAATGCGGAGGTTTTGGCAAGACTGGGTGCCCGCGTACTGTTTTCCGGTCCTTCGGAATGGCAAGATGAAGAAAACACATTCGGCACATATGTCTCAATGGATGAAGCAGTTGAGTCTTCCGATGTCGTGATGCTGCTGCGCATTCAAAATGAAAGACATCAGTCCGCTCGTAGCCAAGACGGTTATTTAAACAAATACGGCTTGACCGTAGAACGGGCTGAGCGTATGAAGCAGCATGCGATCATTATGCATCCTGCTCCGGTAAACAGAGGAGTGGAGATTGATGACAGCTTAGTAGAAAGCGAAAAATCAAGAATCTTCAAGCAAATGCAAAACGGCGTATTTATCAGAATGGCAGTGATACAGCGTGCCTTACAAACCAAAGTGAAAAGAGGAGAAGCAGCGTATGTCATATCTCATTAA
- the pyrP gene encoding uracil permease PyrP produces the protein MSKKKVNLGVRDVPTPFSWVSFSLQHLFAMFGSTILVPKLVGMSPAVALVTSGIGTLAYLLITKGQIPAYLGSSFAFISPIILVKATGGPGAAMVGAFLAGLVYGLIALLIRQLGTGWLMKVLPPVVVGPVIIVIGLGLASTAVNMAMYADPNASELVYSLKHFSVAGVTLAITIICAIYLRGFLSLIPVLIGIIGGYLFALIQGIVNFQPVLDAKWFAVPEFIIPFKDYSPSITLGIAAAMVPVAFVTMSEHIGHQMVLSKVVGQDFIKKPGLHRSIMGDSVATILASLIGGPPTTTYGENIGVLAITRVFSVFVIGGAAVIALCFGFIGKISALISSVPSAVMGGVSFLLFGIIASSGLRMLIDNKIDYENNRNLIITSVILVIGVGGAFIQVSQGGFQVSGMALAAIVGVILNLILPQAKEEQVDTSEQHHI, from the coding sequence ATGAGTAAGAAAAAAGTAAATTTAGGAGTCAGGGATGTCCCGACACCTTTCTCGTGGGTTTCATTCAGCCTGCAGCATTTGTTTGCCATGTTTGGTTCAACGATTTTGGTTCCGAAGCTGGTCGGAATGAGTCCTGCAGTGGCATTGGTGACAAGCGGCATCGGGACACTGGCTTACCTTCTCATTACGAAAGGGCAAATTCCTGCGTATCTCGGTTCATCCTTCGCTTTTATTTCTCCGATCATATTGGTCAAAGCGACCGGCGGGCCGGGAGCGGCCATGGTCGGAGCGTTTCTTGCGGGGTTAGTGTATGGGCTGATTGCCTTATTGATCAGGCAGCTAGGAACAGGCTGGCTGATGAAGGTTCTCCCTCCTGTAGTCGTAGGCCCTGTTATTATCGTCATCGGGCTGGGGCTGGCAAGCACTGCGGTAAACATGGCGATGTACGCTGATCCGAACGCGAGTGAATTGGTCTACAGCTTAAAGCATTTTAGTGTCGCAGGGGTTACGCTGGCCATCACGATTATATGCGCAATTTACTTGCGAGGATTTTTAAGCCTGATACCGGTTCTGATTGGCATTATCGGCGGATACCTATTTGCCCTTATACAAGGGATTGTCAACTTCCAGCCGGTGCTTGACGCGAAATGGTTTGCAGTGCCTGAATTTATCATCCCGTTCAAAGACTATTCACCGTCAATAACACTCGGCATCGCAGCGGCCATGGTTCCTGTCGCGTTTGTGACAATGTCTGAGCATATCGGCCATCAAATGGTGCTAAGCAAAGTTGTCGGACAAGATTTCATTAAAAAGCCGGGGCTTCATCGCTCCATCATGGGTGACAGCGTGGCGACAATTCTGGCTTCCCTGATCGGCGGTCCGCCGACAACGACTTACGGAGAAAACATTGGCGTGCTGGCCATTACAAGAGTATTCAGCGTCTTTGTCATCGGCGGCGCTGCAGTAATTGCATTATGCTTCGGCTTTATCGGCAAAATCTCAGCGCTGATCAGTTCAGTGCCGTCAGCGGTCATGGGAGGCGTCTCCTTCCTGCTGTTCGGAATCATTGCTTCAAGCGGTCTGAGAATGCTGATAGACAACAAAATTGATTATGAAAACAACAGAAACCTCATTATCACATCGGTTATCCTTGTGATTGGTGTAGGAGGCGCGTTTATCCAAGTGTCTCAAGGAGGATTCCAAGTATCAGGAATGGCGCTTGCTGCGATTGTCGGTGTCATTTTAAACCTGATTCTTCCGCAGGCGAAAGAAGAGCAGGTGGATACATCTGAACAACATCATATTTAA
- the pyrR gene encoding bifunctional pyrimidine operon transcriptional regulator/uracil phosphoribosyltransferase: MNQKAVILDEQAIRRALTRIAHEMIERNKGMNNCILVGIKTRGIYLAKRLAERIEQIEGSPVTVGEIDITLYRDDLSKKTSNEEPLVKGADIPVDINDQKVILVDDVLYTGRTVRAGMDALVDVGRPSSIQLAVLVDRGHRELPIRADYIGKNIPTSKAEKVMVQLHEVDQNDLVAIYENE; this comes from the coding sequence TTGAATCAAAAAGCTGTCATTCTCGACGAACAAGCAATCAGACGGGCGCTGACCAGAATTGCTCACGAAATGATCGAACGCAATAAAGGAATGAATAACTGCATTCTTGTTGGGATCAAGACAAGAGGAATTTACTTGGCGAAACGCCTTGCGGAACGAATCGAGCAGATTGAAGGAAGTCCTGTAACAGTCGGTGAAATTGATATTACTCTTTACAGAGACGATCTTTCCAAAAAAACGAGCAACGAGGAGCCGCTTGTGAAAGGTGCAGATATTCCGGTAGACATCAACGATCAAAAAGTTATTCTTGTTGATGATGTCCTATATACCGGAAGAACGGTCAGAGCAGGCATGGATGCACTCGTTGATGTAGGCAGACCTTCTTCCATTCAGCTGGCTGTGCTTGTGGACAGAGGGCACCGGGAGCTGCCGATCCGAGCGGATTATATCGGGAAAAACATCCCGACATCAAAGGCTGAAAAGGTAATGGTTCAGCTTCATGAGGTAGATCAAAACGATCTCGTGGCCATTTATGAAAATGAATAA
- a CDS encoding RluA family pseudouridine synthase — MNQIDITASEEQKSERIDKFLASTENDWSRTQVQQWVKDGQIVVNGSPVKSNYKIQPGDQVTVTVPEPEALDVLAEPMDLDIYYEDQDVLVVNKPRGMVVHPAPGHLTGTLVNGLMAHCTDLSGINGVMRPGIVHRIDKDTSGLLMVAKNDMAHESLVNQLVNKTVTRKYTAVVHGLISHDDGTIDAPIGRDKKDRQSMTVARDGKNAVTHFHVLERFQDFTLVECQLETGRTHQIRVHMKYIGFPLAGDPKYGPRKTIDFNGQALHAGILGFDHPRTGEYVEFEAPLPDDMAELIESLRKNG; from the coding sequence ATGAATCAAATTGATATAACCGCCTCAGAAGAACAAAAAAGTGAGCGGATTGATAAATTTCTGGCATCGACTGAGAATGATTGGTCGAGAACCCAGGTGCAGCAATGGGTGAAAGACGGACAAATTGTCGTAAACGGAAGCCCCGTAAAATCCAATTATAAAATTCAGCCGGGTGATCAGGTGACTGTCACTGTACCTGAGCCAGAAGCGCTCGACGTGCTGGCAGAACCTATGGATCTTGATATTTATTATGAAGACCAGGATGTGCTGGTCGTCAATAAACCTCGCGGAATGGTTGTTCACCCAGCCCCCGGGCATCTTACGGGGACACTTGTAAACGGCCTTATGGCTCATTGCACGGATCTTTCCGGCATTAATGGCGTGATGCGTCCGGGGATTGTTCACAGAATCGATAAGGACACGTCCGGCTTATTGATGGTGGCGAAAAATGATATGGCGCATGAGTCACTCGTGAACCAATTGGTCAACAAAACGGTTACGCGTAAATATACGGCGGTTGTCCACGGGCTTATTTCTCACGATGACGGCACTATTGACGCGCCGATCGGCCGGGACAAGAAAGACCGTCAAAGCATGACTGTAGCGCGTGATGGCAAAAACGCCGTCACTCATTTTCATGTACTTGAGCGTTTTCAAGATTTTACGCTGGTGGAATGCCAGCTTGAAACAGGAAGAACGCACCAAATTCGTGTGCATATGAAATATATCGGATTTCCATTAGCGGGCGATCCAAAATACGGGCCAAGAAAAACGATTGATTTTAACGGCCAGGCCCTCCACGCCGGCATTTTAGGTTTTGATCATCCTCGCACCGGTGAATATGTCGAATTTGAAGCGCCGCTTCCGGACGATATGGCAGAATTAATCGAAAGCCTCAGAAAAAACGGTTGA
- the lspA gene encoding signal peptidase II: protein MLYYIIALLIIAADQLTKWLVVKNMELGQSIPIIDQVFYITSHRNTGAAWGILAGQMWFFYLITTAVIIGIVYYIQRYTKGQRLLGVALGLMLGGAIGNFIDRVFRQEVVDFIHVIIVDYNYPIFNIADSSLCVGVMLLFIQMLLDSGKKKKEQ from the coding sequence GTGCTGTATTATATCATTGCACTTCTTATTATTGCAGCCGATCAATTGACAAAATGGCTAGTCGTCAAGAACATGGAGCTTGGACAAAGCATTCCGATCATTGATCAGGTATTCTATATCACCTCCCATCGCAATACGGGTGCTGCATGGGGGATATTGGCCGGTCAGATGTGGTTTTTCTACCTCATTACAACCGCGGTTATTATTGGCATTGTTTATTACATACAGCGTTATACTAAAGGACAAAGGCTTCTTGGCGTAGCTCTCGGACTTATGCTTGGCGGTGCCATCGGCAACTTCATCGACAGGGTCTTCAGACAGGAAGTTGTGGATTTTATCCATGTCATCATTGTGGATTACAATTACCCGATTTTTAATATCGCGGACTCTTCACTATGTGTCGGCGTCATGCTTTTATTTATACAAATGCTGTTGGACAGCGGGAAAAAGAAAAAGGAGCAATAG
- a CDS encoding TraR/DksA family transcriptional regulator → MNDQLTAIYTELLLMKEELQSRLFEYSCFQASTSPQAAINHKQKATLVYHIKEELQDVLLALSKIENGTFGYCEESGTPIPLSKLAVLPTARTANDFIYSVQFEKKTLPLWKSTDIEYGQALYE, encoded by the coding sequence ATGAATGATCAACTGACCGCAATTTATACGGAACTTCTTCTAATGAAAGAAGAATTACAGTCGAGATTATTTGAGTATTCTTGCTTTCAGGCTTCAACAAGCCCGCAAGCAGCAATCAATCATAAACAAAAAGCAACTCTGGTCTATCACATTAAAGAAGAGCTTCAAGACGTTCTTCTCGCTTTGTCCAAAATCGAAAACGGCACATTCGGATATTGTGAAGAATCTGGGACTCCCATTCCTCTTTCAAAGCTTGCTGTACTGCCGACAGCCCGTACAGCAAACGATTTTATTTATTCTGTCCAATTTGAAAAAAAAACGCTTCCGCTGTGGAAATCAACGGATATCGAATATGGACAGGCACTGTATGAATAA